In Brevibacillus sp. DP1.3A, a single window of DNA contains:
- a CDS encoding transcriptional regulator: MLRGLGKKRSKLGQFIDSHHIDGRRLTQEWLVDESKVSRETISKLCSDTDKMPAGTTMKKILQVLRKVDPHVKQDDFWSM, translated from the coding sequence ATGTTACGTGGTCTTGGAAAAAAGAGAAGCAAGCTTGGGCAGTTCATCGACTCGCATCATATAGATGGTCGGCGGCTTACTCAAGAGTGGTTAGTGGATGAATCCAAAGTAAGCCGCGAGACAATCAGCAAACTTTGCTCTGATACTGATAAAATGCCTGCTGGAACAACGATGAAGAAGATTCTGCAAGTGTTGCGTAAAGTAGATCCTCATGTAAAACAGGATGACTTTTGGTCAATGTAA
- a CDS encoding helix-turn-helix domain-containing protein, giving the protein MQISQSLATFTSKHELNEAVRKHLYFQGHKLNKIEKALLKKISQYSCKFFGVAWPSLRVLSQALKVSESTVKRARKHLLTLGIILRADSSQRRKGDGEFSSAVYIIQPAAYEKELPSSTQDDLPNDLPIKTEMTSREVTETPDVPTVRPNKNVSETKSFSLSLISSDNVLNNVNNVQAPTLEIDSEIQPWFSRLIKPFANDPLLIADLWESLIYAMRKVKRTTIGVMQLRNAVKSLQKKMKKNDTDEPARYFYGAIYNQLTGSTKTMLSAQIEYENVLVDDLPAGVKWQMEQASLLQESEEKLIKDVPALQVLMDTSRKTLLKQDKLPLSFGKPIVAGESKGIDAFPEFVDRLQRLRSRR; this is encoded by the coding sequence ATGCAAATCAGCCAATCCTTAGCCACGTTCACCAGCAAGCATGAGCTGAACGAAGCTGTCCGCAAACACCTCTATTTCCAAGGACACAAACTAAACAAAATCGAAAAAGCCCTTCTTAAAAAGATATCCCAATACAGTTGCAAGTTCTTCGGTGTTGCATGGCCATCCTTGAGGGTGCTTTCCCAAGCTTTGAAAGTATCCGAATCGACTGTTAAGCGTGCACGAAAGCATTTGCTTACCCTTGGTATTATTTTGCGCGCTGACTCTTCCCAACGTCGAAAAGGTGATGGCGAATTTAGCAGTGCAGTGTACATTATTCAGCCAGCTGCATATGAGAAGGAACTCCCTTCTTCTACCCAAGATGACCTGCCGAATGACCTGCCGATAAAAACAGAAATGACCTCCCGTGAGGTTACAGAAACACCAGACGTACCAACGGTTCGACCAAACAAAAACGTGTCCGAAACTAAGTCTTTTTCTTTATCTTTAATTTCTTCCGATAATGTTTTGAATAACGTAAATAACGTTCAGGCTCCTACTCTGGAAATTGATTCTGAAATTCAACCTTGGTTTTCTCGCTTAATCAAGCCGTTTGCAAATGATCCTCTTCTCATAGCTGACCTTTGGGAAAGTCTTATCTATGCGATGAGGAAAGTCAAAAGAACAACGATCGGTGTTATGCAGCTACGCAATGCTGTGAAGTCTCTACAGAAAAAAATGAAAAAGAACGATACTGATGAACCAGCTCGTTACTTCTATGGCGCGATTTACAATCAACTGACAGGATCAACTAAGACAATGTTGTCTGCTCAGATTGAATACGAAAATGTGCTTGTAGACGATCTCCCTGCTGGAGTCAAATGGCAAATGGAGCAAGCTAGTCTACTTCAGGAATCAGAAGAAAAACTGATCAAGGATGTTCCAGCTTTACAGGTTTTAATGGATACATCGAGAAAAACGCTCCTCAAACAGGACAAGCTTCCGCTCTCATTCGGCAAACCTATTGTCGCAGGAGAAAGTAAGGGAATTGACGCCTTCCCGGAATTTGTTGACCGTTTACAGAGACTACGCTCTCGCCGATGA
- a CDS encoding helix-turn-helix transcriptional regulator, translated as MSYQVGRCLLADRLKDAGMTPAELAEKLGMSLSQISEYIHNKRVMTLKNARTISEMLGCSMESMYEWIKVTPDVRKQNRRSKG; from the coding sequence ATGTCGTACCAAGTGGGACGGTGCCTGCTTGCGGATCGACTAAAAGATGCCGGGATGACTCCAGCAGAATTAGCTGAGAAACTGGGGATGTCGCTTTCTCAGATTTCCGAGTACATACATAATAAGAGAGTCATGACTTTGAAAAATGCTCGTACAATTTCCGAAATGCTAGGGTGTAGTATGGAATCAATGTATGAGTGGATCAAAGTAACTCCGGATGTCAGGAAGCAAAACAGGCGCAGTAAAGGGTAG